A stretch of the Streptomyces sp. NBC_00078 genome encodes the following:
- a CDS encoding glycosyl hydrolase family 28 protein: MKPPTVPRHRAAAVVLFVLAVVLGLTHPVAVAGPQSASRAAALIDVRDYGAKGDGSANDTPAINKAITAASSASGGGTVRFPAGSYKSRNTIHMKSHVTLQVDRGATIQGSSADTYDKAESNPYDAYQDYGHSHFHDAMIYGDKLTDIGFVGQGVIDGMGDLITGNPRPGEADKIISLTRCDGLRIGDGLTLRRGGHFAALVNGCENVTSDHLTIDTAGDRDGWNVISTTDVTITNAHIEANDDALVFKSDYALGAKLANGHVRVNDSYLSARCCNALMFGSETCGDFSDYRFENIRIDGADKSGLGMVSMDGAKISDVHYRDITMRDVHSPIMQKIGTRKRCGNSPGVGSISDITYDDITATGNSPSFSPTLWGETGHRIDGVTFNKVDITVPGGNGTMSTAVPGNDPNDYNPKSIGTRPAYGWYLHNADNVHFTDSSVKFAANDGRPAVIANAASGIRLTRFTAQKGSNSPHDVGFQNVTGYCLSDSHTTSGGALRVSGSGSGEDCGPSPVVKPLDLDNPRQDFLRASVGGLFLHWGLRTASAHTSCSAWEKDVTDGGWTPDYWVKEAQKLHTQYLVLATFHSRLGYARPWPSKIPGSCSTKRDFLGELITAAKAKGMKVILYMTDDPQWHDEGGHEWLDSAAYSAHKGKNVDLTTRDGFGQFSYDNFFEVMDRYPDLGGFWIDNDNAYWESHDLYQQIYQKRPNYTLSNNNEDTPIMDMISNEQKTGMTPAYDYPQAIYTAQPRLTEADFKLPSTGAWWYDGSDPAVDKKLTLGRLITNAGSSVKALMAETAQVNGKFPGNQASFNTFANSYLGPIWESLHGTEGGGYMYGGLKPGFWNDGAHGVTTISKTDPNRQYVHVLTPPSTSTLRIRDNGYRIASVTNLRTGAAVSWSQSGGVLTLTGLGGWDPYDTVFKVVTAGRQGILTGVDVSASASASGHAGPAAGDGDHLTYWDNNKKLPVNLTFDLGSARKVQYVGLNQREDSVAYARSDTEQSARIKDYKVYLSNDGSTWGSAVKAGQLPSRRGMQGIDLTAATSRYVRLEVDTTWAASSDATRYKRLRIDEAWIGTSYATPVNGGHS; encoded by the coding sequence ATGAAACCCCCCACCGTTCCACGACACAGAGCAGCGGCCGTCGTCCTGTTCGTCCTCGCGGTCGTCCTCGGACTCACCCACCCCGTGGCCGTCGCGGGGCCGCAGAGCGCCTCACGTGCCGCCGCCCTCATCGACGTACGCGACTACGGCGCAAAGGGAGACGGCTCCGCCAACGACACACCGGCCATCAACAAGGCGATCACTGCGGCGAGTTCGGCCAGTGGCGGCGGCACCGTCCGCTTCCCCGCCGGCAGCTACAAGTCCAGGAACACCATCCACATGAAGAGCCATGTGACGCTCCAGGTCGACAGGGGCGCCACGATCCAGGGTTCCAGCGCCGACACCTACGACAAGGCCGAGTCCAACCCGTACGACGCCTACCAGGACTACGGGCACAGCCACTTCCACGACGCGATGATCTACGGCGACAAGCTGACCGACATCGGCTTCGTCGGGCAGGGCGTGATCGACGGCATGGGCGACCTGATCACCGGCAACCCCAGGCCCGGCGAGGCCGACAAGATCATCTCGCTGACGCGCTGCGACGGGCTCCGCATCGGGGACGGGCTCACCCTCCGCCGCGGCGGCCACTTCGCGGCCCTCGTCAACGGCTGCGAGAACGTCACGTCGGACCACCTCACCATCGACACGGCCGGCGACCGCGACGGCTGGAACGTCATCTCCACCACGGACGTCACGATCACCAACGCCCACATCGAGGCCAACGACGACGCGCTGGTCTTCAAGAGCGACTACGCCCTCGGCGCCAAGCTCGCCAACGGCCACGTACGCGTCAACGACTCCTATCTGTCCGCCCGTTGCTGCAACGCCCTGATGTTCGGCTCCGAGACCTGCGGCGACTTCTCGGACTACCGCTTCGAGAACATCCGCATCGACGGCGCCGACAAGTCAGGGCTCGGCATGGTGTCGATGGACGGCGCGAAGATCTCCGACGTCCACTACCGCGACATCACGATGAGAGACGTCCACTCGCCGATCATGCAGAAGATCGGTACCCGAAAGCGCTGCGGCAACAGTCCCGGCGTCGGATCGATCAGCGACATCACGTACGACGACATCACGGCGACCGGCAACAGCCCGTCCTTCAGCCCGACTCTGTGGGGTGAGACCGGCCACCGCATCGACGGCGTCACCTTCAACAAGGTCGACATCACGGTTCCCGGCGGCAACGGCACCATGTCCACCGCGGTGCCGGGCAACGACCCCAACGACTACAACCCCAAGAGCATCGGCACCCGGCCGGCGTACGGCTGGTACCTGCACAACGCCGACAACGTCCACTTCACCGACAGCTCGGTGAAGTTCGCGGCGAACGACGGCAGGCCGGCCGTCATCGCCAACGCCGCGAGCGGCATCCGTCTCACCCGGTTCACCGCGCAGAAGGGCAGCAACTCGCCGCACGACGTGGGCTTCCAGAACGTCACGGGCTACTGCCTGAGCGACAGCCACACCACCTCCGGCGGTGCGCTGCGGGTGTCGGGCAGCGGGTCGGGCGAGGACTGCGGCCCGAGTCCGGTCGTGAAGCCGCTCGACCTCGACAACCCCCGCCAGGACTTCCTCCGCGCCTCCGTCGGCGGCCTCTTCCTGCACTGGGGCCTGCGCACGGCGTCCGCCCACACCAGCTGCTCCGCCTGGGAGAAGGACGTCACGGACGGCGGCTGGACCCCGGACTACTGGGTGAAGGAGGCGCAGAAGCTGCACACCCAGTACCTGGTCCTCGCCACCTTCCACAGCCGCCTAGGCTACGCCCGCCCCTGGCCCTCGAAGATTCCCGGCTCCTGCTCCACCAAGCGGGACTTCCTCGGTGAACTGATCACCGCGGCCAAGGCCAAGGGCATGAAGGTCATCCTCTACATGACCGACGATCCCCAGTGGCACGACGAGGGCGGCCACGAGTGGCTCGACTCGGCTGCCTACTCCGCACACAAGGGCAAGAACGTCGACCTGACCACCCGCGACGGCTTCGGGCAGTTCAGCTACGACAACTTCTTCGAAGTCATGGACCGCTATCCCGACCTCGGCGGCTTCTGGATCGACAACGACAACGCGTACTGGGAGAGCCACGACCTCTACCAGCAGATCTACCAGAAGCGCCCGAACTACACGCTCAGCAACAACAACGAAGACACGCCGATCATGGACATGATCAGCAATGAGCAGAAGACGGGAATGACGCCCGCCTACGACTACCCGCAGGCCATCTACACCGCCCAACCCCGCCTGACCGAGGCCGACTTCAAGCTGCCCTCGACCGGCGCCTGGTGGTACGACGGCTCCGACCCGGCCGTCGACAAGAAGCTCACCCTCGGCCGGCTGATCACCAACGCGGGCTCCTCCGTGAAGGCCCTGATGGCCGAGACCGCCCAGGTCAACGGGAAGTTCCCCGGCAACCAGGCGTCCTTCAACACCTTCGCGAACTCCTATCTCGGGCCCATCTGGGAGTCCCTGCACGGCACCGAGGGCGGCGGTTACATGTATGGCGGCCTCAAGCCCGGATTCTGGAACGACGGTGCGCACGGTGTCACGACCATCAGCAAGACGGACCCGAACCGGCAGTACGTGCACGTCCTGACCCCGCCCAGTACCAGCACCCTGCGTATCCGCGACAACGGCTACCGCATCGCCTCCGTCACCAACCTCCGTACGGGAGCGGCGGTTTCGTGGTCGCAGTCGGGCGGCGTGCTGACGCTGACCGGACTCGGCGGCTGGGACCCGTACGACACCGTCTTCAAGGTCGTCACCGCCGGACGGCAGGGCATCCTCACCGGCGTCGACGTGAGCGCGAGTGCCTCCGCGAGCGGACACGCCGGGCCGGCCGCCGGCGACGGCGACCACCTCACCTACTGGGACAACAACAAGAAGCTGCCCGTGAACCTCACCTTCGACCTCGGCTCGGCCAGGAAGGTCCAGTACGTCGGGCTCAACCAGCGCGAGGACTCCGTCGCCTACGCCCGCTCGGACACCGAGCAGTCGGCGCGGATCAAGGACTACAAGGTGTACCTGAGCAACGACGGCTCGACCTGGGGGAGCGCGGTCAAGGCAGGGCAGCTCCCAAGCCGCCGCGGAATGCAGGGCATCGACCTCACCGCGGCCACCTCCCGCTACGTCCGCCTGGAGGTCGACACCACCTGGGCCGCGTCCAGCGACGCCACACGCTACAAGCGGCTGCGGATCGACGAGGCATGGATCGGCACCAGCTACGCGACGCCCGTGAACGGGGGACATTCGTGA
- a CDS encoding glycoside hydrolase family 27 protein, with protein sequence MIRTRSLTAAVAGLLVAAAVPLMGAAHTAAASDNGQSVRPAMGWSSWSFVRRTPTEAKIKAQADALVSSGLKDHGFVYVNLDDFWQKCDSNGFAVDNYGRWSADSAKFPGGIKALADYVHSKGLKFGFYVTPGIAKNAVTRNTPIEGTSYHAKDIADTSKTEKNYNCKNMYYIDYSKPGAQEFVNSWARQFASWGVDYLKIDGVGSQDIPDVQAWDKALRASGRPIDFALSNNLPIADATTWRGLANSWRTQGDVECYCGPGSNGSGYPLTDWSHVSARFNTAASWQPYAGPGGWNDQDSLEIGNGDQAGLTADQRRSHFTLWAMAASPLLLGTDLTHLDSVDKAMLTNDRLIGVDQDGVAAKRVVNSGVKQVFSKRENSGEYVVALFNTGTSGNATVGVNWSQVGFTGSGDVTDLWSGAHKGVTANSYSATLRPGETRLVRVKPVPSDNVSAVSATTAAAPGMAVAPYEYLGWGNPQNPASQCTG encoded by the coding sequence GTGATTCGGACCAGATCACTCACGGCGGCCGTGGCCGGCCTGCTCGTCGCCGCCGCCGTGCCGCTCATGGGCGCCGCACACACGGCGGCCGCCTCCGACAACGGCCAGTCGGTCCGCCCCGCCATGGGCTGGAGCAGCTGGAGTTTCGTGCGCCGCACGCCGACCGAGGCGAAGATCAAGGCCCAGGCGGACGCGCTCGTGTCGAGCGGCCTCAAGGACCACGGCTTCGTCTACGTCAACCTCGACGACTTCTGGCAGAAGTGCGACTCGAACGGCTTCGCCGTCGACAACTACGGCCGCTGGAGCGCCGATTCGGCCAAGTTCCCGGGCGGCATCAAGGCACTGGCCGACTACGTCCACTCCAAGGGCCTGAAGTTCGGCTTCTATGTGACGCCCGGCATCGCCAAGAACGCCGTCACCAGGAACACGCCGATCGAGGGGACCTCGTACCACGCGAAGGACATCGCGGACACCTCGAAGACCGAGAAGAACTACAACTGCAAGAACATGTACTACATCGACTACTCCAAGCCGGGTGCGCAGGAGTTCGTCAACTCGTGGGCCAGGCAGTTCGCCTCATGGGGAGTCGACTACCTGAAGATCGACGGAGTGGGCAGCCAGGACATCCCCGATGTGCAGGCCTGGGACAAGGCCCTGCGGGCGAGCGGACGGCCCATCGACTTCGCGCTCTCCAACAACCTGCCGATCGCCGACGCCACCACCTGGCGGGGGCTCGCCAACAGCTGGCGCACCCAGGGCGACGTCGAATGCTACTGCGGGCCCGGTTCCAACGGCAGCGGCTATCCGCTCACCGACTGGTCGCACGTCTCTGCCCGCTTCAACACGGCCGCCTCCTGGCAGCCGTACGCAGGTCCGGGCGGCTGGAACGACCAGGACTCGCTGGAGATCGGCAACGGCGACCAGGCCGGCCTCACCGCGGACCAGCGCCGCTCCCATTTCACCTTGTGGGCGATGGCCGCCTCGCCGTTGCTCCTGGGCACCGACCTCACTCACCTCGACTCCGTCGACAAGGCGATGCTCACCAACGACCGGCTGATCGGTGTGGACCAGGACGGGGTGGCCGCGAAGCGGGTTGTGAACAGTGGTGTCAAGCAGGTCTTCAGTAAACGGGAGAACAGCGGCGAGTACGTGGTCGCGCTGTTCAACACCGGAACGTCCGGAAACGCCACGGTCGGTGTGAACTGGTCGCAGGTCGGCTTCACCGGTTCCGGAGACGTCACCGACCTGTGGTCCGGCGCACACAAGGGCGTGACCGCAAACTCGTACAGCGCAACGCTGCGACCCGGCGAAACGCGACTTGTGCGGGTGAAGCCGGTTCCCAGCGACAACGTTTCTGCAGTCTCGGCGACCACCGCGGCCGCTCCCGGCATGGCCGTCGCCCCCTACGAATACCTCGGCTGGGGCAACCCGCAGAACCCCGCCTCCCAGTGCACGGGTTGA
- a CDS encoding PQQ-dependent sugar dehydrogenase, with product MNLKRVLPYGVAAALALPLAGLGQGTALAATDYQAENAQISQGTVATNHTGYTGTGFVDYTNVRGSSVEFTVSAASAGTSAVTFRYANGTSVDRPMDISVGGTVVASGVSFPATADWNTWTTKTVNVPLTAGSDKIRATATTANGGPNLDRISVDAAADAQAPTRPGRPSCSDIGEDTLTLAWGASTDNVAVTAYDLYEHGNKIGEAPGSSTSRALTGLTPNTTYDLTVIARDAAGNTSSASPVVDCTTKPSSDTTPPTRPGTLSAAGVTANSADLTWGASTDDRAVVAYDVRSDSTVYKTVTAGTSTTLTGLACNSPYSLNVAARDAAGNVSPQSSTVSFTTKACATDGGVPSSVSTLSTGWTIPWGTYWMPDGKTALVTERDDFRVWKVTKDGTRTQVGKVPNAVTTNGEGGLLGVAADPEWDTNHYVYFMHTASEGNRVVRMTYDGTTLSGYKVLLQGIKKSRYHNGGRLLFGPDGYLYVSTGEAQTPDLAQDKNSLNGKILRMTTDGKAAPGNPFGNYVYSLGHRNPQGLAFDRNGRLWEAEFGNSSKDELNLIKPGANYGWPTCEGNCNVSGMTNPKATWNVSEASPSGIAIVRNVVYMASLRGERLWRIPINGDNESVGTPTAYYVGTYGRLRTVTKVPGSDQLWLSTTNCDNNGNEPDGSDKLLRVNIS from the coding sequence ATGAATCTGAAGAGAGTTCTGCCCTACGGCGTGGCCGCGGCCCTCGCCCTGCCCCTCGCGGGGCTGGGCCAGGGCACCGCGCTCGCCGCCACCGACTACCAGGCCGAGAACGCCCAGATCTCCCAGGGCACTGTGGCCACCAACCACACCGGATACACGGGCACCGGCTTCGTCGACTACACCAACGTCAGGGGTTCCTCCGTCGAGTTCACGGTGAGCGCGGCCTCCGCGGGCACCTCGGCGGTGACCTTCCGGTACGCCAACGGGACGTCCGTGGACCGCCCGATGGACATCTCGGTGGGCGGCACGGTCGTCGCCTCCGGTGTGTCCTTCCCGGCCACCGCCGACTGGAACACCTGGACCACCAAGACCGTCAACGTCCCGCTCACCGCCGGCTCCGACAAGATCCGCGCGACCGCCACCACCGCGAACGGCGGCCCCAACCTCGACCGGATCAGCGTCGACGCGGCGGCCGACGCCCAGGCCCCGACCCGCCCCGGCCGGCCCAGCTGCTCCGACATCGGGGAAGACACGCTCACCCTGGCCTGGGGTGCCTCGACGGACAACGTGGCCGTGACGGCGTACGACCTCTACGAGCACGGCAACAAGATCGGTGAGGCGCCGGGGAGTTCGACCTCCAGGGCGTTGACCGGGCTGACCCCGAACACCACCTACGACCTCACCGTCATCGCCCGCGACGCGGCGGGCAACACCTCATCCGCCAGCCCCGTCGTCGACTGCACCACCAAGCCCAGCTCCGACACCACCCCGCCGACCAGGCCGGGCACGCTCTCCGCCGCCGGCGTCACGGCGAACAGCGCCGACCTGACGTGGGGTGCCTCAACGGACGACCGGGCCGTCGTCGCCTACGACGTGCGCAGCGACAGCACCGTCTACAAGACCGTCACCGCCGGTACCTCCACGACGCTCACCGGGCTCGCCTGCAACAGCCCGTACTCGCTGAACGTGGCCGCCCGTGACGCCGCGGGCAATGTCTCACCGCAGAGCAGCACGGTGAGCTTCACGACCAAGGCGTGCGCGACGGACGGCGGCGTCCCGTCCTCCGTCTCCACCCTCTCCACCGGCTGGACCATCCCCTGGGGCACCTACTGGATGCCCGACGGAAAGACAGCGCTGGTCACCGAGCGGGACGACTTCCGGGTCTGGAAGGTGACCAAGGACGGTACGCGGACCCAGGTCGGCAAGGTCCCCAACGCCGTCACCACCAACGGCGAGGGCGGTCTGCTCGGCGTGGCGGCCGACCCCGAATGGGACACCAACCACTACGTCTACTTCATGCACACCGCGTCCGAGGGCAACCGCGTGGTCCGCATGACCTACGACGGCACGACGCTCAGCGGCTACAAGGTCCTGCTCCAGGGCATCAAGAAGAGCCGCTACCACAACGGCGGCCGCCTCCTCTTCGGTCCCGATGGCTACCTCTACGTCTCCACCGGCGAGGCCCAGACGCCCGACCTCGCGCAGGACAAGAACTCCCTCAACGGCAAGATCCTGCGCATGACGACGGACGGGAAGGCGGCCCCCGGCAACCCGTTCGGCAACTACGTCTACAGCCTCGGCCACCGCAACCCGCAAGGCCTCGCCTTCGACCGCAACGGCCGCCTGTGGGAAGCGGAGTTCGGCAACAGCTCCAAGGACGAGCTGAACCTCATCAAGCCGGGCGCCAACTACGGCTGGCCCACCTGCGAGGGCAACTGCAACGTCTCCGGGATGACCAACCCGAAGGCCACCTGGAACGTCTCCGAGGCCTCGCCCAGCGGCATCGCGATCGTCCGCAACGTCGTCTACATGGCGTCGCTGCGCGGCGAACGGCTGTGGCGGATCCCGATCAACGGCGACAACGAGAGCGTCGGCACACCGACGGCGTACTACGTGGGAACGTACGGCCGTCTGCGGACCGTGACCAAGGTGCCGGGCTCCGACCAGCTGTGGCTGTCGACCACCAACTGCGACAACAACGGAAACGAGCCGGACGGATCGGACAAGCTGCTGCGGGTGAACATCAGCTGA
- a CDS encoding long-chain fatty acid--CoA ligase: protein MREFTNPPLALSPPVGGLADVVFERAQDNPLHIALGRKDEQEQWRDVTSAEFRDEVLALAKGLLARGIRFGDRVAIMSRTRYEWTLFDFALWTIGAQVVPIYPTSSAEQCFWALYDAECTAAVVEHEDHAMTIATVIDRLPHLHQLWQLDSNAVQDLYDAGAHIDDGVVHRHRQAVTPDSTATVIYTSGTTGRPKGCVITHANFMYEADTVAEHMGPVFHSKKGDEAATLLFLPLAHVFGRMVQVTAIRHGIRFGHQPQLNAAALLPDLQVFKPTFILAVPYIFEKVFNASRRKAEKEGKAGPFEKAVEVAVKYADAVEARSWGIGPGPSAGLRMQHQLFDKLVYSKVRAAMGGRLRNAISGGSAMDRRLGLFFAGAGVQIYEGYGLTESTAAATANPPGRTRYGTVGQPIPGVTVHIGDDAEIWLHGANIFQGYLNNQKATDATLHDGWLATGDLGALDEDGYLTITGRKKEILVTSGGKSVSPAVLEERVRDHPLVNQCIVVGNDRPYIAALVTLDQEAVEHWLTMRGKPQMSPAQLVRDADLETEVRRAVVAANTLVSQAESIRTFRILAQPFTEEHGLLTPSLKLKRKAIENAYANEVEALYRA from the coding sequence TTGCGCGAGTTCACCAACCCTCCGTTGGCGTTGTCACCGCCGGTGGGCGGTCTGGCCGACGTCGTCTTCGAGCGTGCCCAGGACAACCCGCTCCATATCGCTCTCGGCCGCAAGGACGAGCAGGAACAGTGGCGTGACGTGACCTCGGCCGAGTTCCGGGACGAGGTGCTGGCCCTCGCCAAGGGGCTGCTCGCCCGCGGCATCCGGTTCGGCGACCGCGTCGCGATCATGTCCCGAACCCGCTACGAGTGGACCCTCTTCGACTTCGCGCTGTGGACGATCGGCGCGCAGGTGGTGCCGATCTATCCCACGTCGTCGGCCGAGCAGTGCTTCTGGGCGCTGTACGACGCCGAGTGCACGGCGGCGGTCGTGGAGCACGAGGACCACGCGATGACGATCGCCACCGTCATCGACCGGCTGCCGCACCTGCACCAGCTGTGGCAGCTCGACTCCAACGCCGTGCAGGATCTCTACGACGCCGGCGCGCACATCGACGACGGCGTGGTCCACCGGCACCGTCAGGCGGTCACGCCCGACTCGACGGCGACGGTCATCTACACCTCGGGCACCACGGGCCGCCCCAAGGGCTGCGTCATCACGCACGCCAACTTCATGTACGAGGCGGACACGGTCGCCGAGCACATGGGGCCGGTGTTCCACTCCAAGAAGGGCGACGAGGCGGCGACACTGCTGTTCCTGCCGCTCGCGCACGTCTTCGGGCGGATGGTGCAGGTCACCGCGATCCGCCACGGGATACGCTTCGGCCACCAGCCGCAGCTGAACGCCGCCGCACTGCTGCCGGACCTGCAGGTGTTCAAGCCGACGTTCATCCTCGCGGTGCCGTACATCTTCGAGAAGGTCTTCAACGCCTCCCGCCGGAAGGCCGAGAAGGAAGGCAAGGCGGGGCCGTTCGAGAAGGCCGTCGAGGTCGCCGTGAAGTACGCGGACGCCGTCGAGGCGAGGTCCTGGGGCATCGGCCCGGGCCCGTCGGCGGGGCTGCGCATGCAGCACCAGCTGTTCGACAAGCTCGTGTACTCCAAAGTCCGGGCCGCGATGGGCGGTCGCCTCCGCAACGCCATCTCGGGCGGCTCGGCGATGGACCGGCGGCTCGGCCTGTTCTTCGCGGGCGCGGGTGTGCAGATCTACGAGGGCTACGGCCTCACGGAGTCGACGGCGGCCGCGACCGCCAACCCGCCCGGGCGCACCCGTTACGGCACCGTGGGGCAGCCCATCCCGGGTGTCACCGTGCACATCGGGGACGACGCCGAGATCTGGCTGCACGGCGCCAACATCTTCCAGGGTTATCTGAACAACCAGAAGGCCACCGACGCGACCCTGCACGACGGCTGGCTGGCCACCGGCGACCTGGGCGCCCTCGACGAGGACGGCTACCTCACCATCACCGGCCGCAAGAAGGAGATCCTCGTGACCTCCGGCGGCAAGAGCGTCTCGCCCGCGGTGCTGGAGGAGCGTGTCCGCGACCATCCGCTGGTCAACCAGTGCATCGTCGTCGGCAACGACCGCCCGTACATCGCCGCCCTGGTCACCCTCGACCAGGAGGCCGTCGAGCACTGGCTGACGATGCGCGGCAAGCCGCAGATGTCACCGGCCCAGCTGGTACGCGACGCCGACCTGGAGACGGAGGTGCGGCGTGCGGTGGTCGCCGCCAACACCCTCGTCTCCCAGGCCGAGTCGATCCGTACCTTCCGCATACTGGCCCAGCCGTTCACCGAGGAACACGGTCTGCTGACCCCGTCCCTGAAGCTGAAGCGGAAGGCCATCGAGAACGCCTACGCCAACGAGGTAGAGGCGCTCTACCGGGCCTGA